In Desulfonatronovibrio magnus, a single window of DNA contains:
- a CDS encoding PFL family protein, whose translation MLSHKEVLAFIEMVKNENLDVRTITLGVSLFDCVSHDAGIMREKVFAKIVSKARLLVQICDEVGEKYGLRVVNKRVSISPMAIVGAPFSPEEMVLAAQTLDEAAREVNVDFIGGFSALVEKGLALGDNALIEAIPEALARTSRVCASVNVASTKAGINMDAVYLMGKTIKRAAELTKDKDGLACAKLCVFANIPQDVPFMAGAYLGTGEPDSVINVGVSGPGVVKKAIDRALEADPQSNLGNLAEVIKKTAFKVTRAGELIGREVASRLGVSFGILDLSLAPTPNVGDSVGEIFQSLGLDSIGSPGSTAALAMLNDAVKKGGAFASSYVGGLSGAFIPVSEDLNIAQAAESGKLSLNKLEALTSVCSVGLDMVALPGEISAETLSGIIADEMAIGVINKKTTAARLIPVPGKKTGDRAWFGGLLGEAAIMDPGCNNGSSGFIQRGGLIPAPLQSLNN comes from the coding sequence ATGCTTAGTCATAAAGAAGTTCTGGCCTTTATAGAGATGGTCAAAAACGAAAATCTTGACGTTCGAACCATTACTCTCGGAGTTTCACTGTTTGACTGCGTATCTCACGATGCTGGAATTATGCGGGAAAAAGTCTTTGCCAAAATTGTATCCAAAGCCAGATTGCTTGTGCAGATCTGTGATGAGGTTGGAGAAAAGTACGGGCTGAGAGTGGTTAATAAGAGAGTTTCCATAAGTCCTATGGCCATAGTTGGAGCGCCGTTCAGTCCCGAGGAAATGGTTCTCGCTGCTCAAACCCTTGATGAAGCAGCGCGGGAGGTGAATGTCGATTTTATTGGCGGCTTTTCAGCTCTGGTGGAAAAGGGGCTGGCTTTGGGCGATAACGCCCTTATTGAGGCTATCCCTGAGGCCCTTGCCAGGACATCAAGGGTCTGTGCTTCTGTGAATGTTGCCTCAACCAAGGCTGGAATTAATATGGATGCTGTTTATCTTATGGGCAAAACCATAAAGCGTGCTGCTGAGCTGACCAAAGATAAGGACGGTCTTGCCTGTGCCAAGCTGTGTGTGTTTGCCAATATTCCTCAGGATGTGCCTTTTATGGCCGGAGCCTATCTCGGCACCGGGGAACCGGACTCTGTTATCAATGTGGGAGTAAGTGGTCCAGGTGTTGTAAAAAAAGCCATTGACAGGGCATTAGAGGCTGATCCTCAAAGTAATCTGGGGAATCTGGCGGAAGTCATTAAAAAGACAGCTTTCAAGGTTACCCGTGCAGGAGAGTTGATCGGCAGAGAGGTTGCCTCAAGGCTTGGGGTCAGCTTCGGTATACTTGATTTGTCTCTCGCACCTACACCCAATGTTGGCGACAGTGTTGGAGAAATATTTCAGTCTCTTGGTCTTGATTCCATCGGTTCCCCCGGCAGTACAGCTGCACTTGCCATGCTTAATGATGCCGTAAAAAAAGGAGGAGCCTTTGCCAGTTCATATGTCGGGGGACTAAGTGGTGCATTTATTCCTGTTAGTGAGGATCTTAATATTGCACAGGCCGCTGAATCAGGAAAGCTAAGTCTTAACAAGCTTGAGGCCCTTACATCAGTATGTTCGGTGGGCTTAGATATGGTGGCTCTGCCAGGGGAAATTTCAGCAGAAACATTGTCCGGAATTATTGCTGATGAAATGGCCATTGGGGTAATAAACAAAAAGACCACCGCTGCCAGGCTGATACCTGTTCCGGGCAAAAAGACCGGAGACAGAGCCTGGTTTGGAGGCCTTCTTGGTGAAGCTGCAATCATGGACCCTGGCTGCAATAATGGTTCTTCAGGTTTTATTCAGCGTGGAGGTTTGATTCCGGCACCTTTGCAAAGCCTTAATAATTGA
- a CDS encoding glycine cleavage system protein R, whose protein sequence is MNKFVLSVLGCDRPGIVAKVSGILTDHDCNIEDLTQTVLQTEFAAIFIFSIPPGVQDNLYKCLKTELEPDGLSVRLKRMDTDCVFLPVSDPFVAVAIGPDHKGQIAALTRGISQYGCNITSIKAINRSDLYPEKIVIIIEMDVPSKIVISEMRLELERAARQLGLQLSLQHQDIFESIHRI, encoded by the coding sequence ATGAATAAGTTTGTATTGTCAGTACTTGGATGTGACCGTCCGGGAATAGTTGCAAAAGTAAGCGGGATCCTTACAGATCATGACTGCAACATAGAAGACTTAACCCAGACAGTGCTGCAGACAGAGTTTGCTGCTATATTTATTTTTTCCATACCGCCTGGTGTGCAGGACAATCTCTACAAGTGTCTCAAGACAGAGCTTGAACCGGATGGACTCAGCGTAAGACTGAAACGTATGGATACTGACTGTGTATTTTTGCCGGTATCAGATCCTTTTGTTGCAGTGGCCATTGGTCCTGACCACAAAGGCCAGATAGCTGCCCTGACCAGAGGAATCAGTCAATACGGATGCAATATCACTTCGATCAAAGCCATCAATCGCAGCGACCTTTATCCAGAAAAGATAGTTATTATCATTGAAATGGACGTGCCTTCCAAAATTGTCATATCAGAAATGCGACTTGAACTGGAGCGGGCTGCAAGGCAGCTGGGCCTGCAACTCAGCCTTCAGCATCAGGATATTTTTGAATCAATCCACAGGATATAA
- the cutA gene encoding divalent-cation tolerance protein CutA, translated as MSYSFAYITAADLAEAQKIGSTLVDKQLAACVNIFENMQSMYKWKGKVETDRETVLVAKTTDSLKEALLQEVKQIHSYECPCVVFLPVTGGNPDFLDWIKQETIEK; from the coding sequence ATGTCATATTCATTTGCTTATATCACAGCTGCGGATCTCGCTGAAGCACAAAAAATTGGCAGCACGCTTGTAGACAAGCAGCTCGCTGCTTGCGTCAATATTTTTGAAAACATGCAGTCCATGTACAAATGGAAAGGCAAAGTTGAAACTGACAGGGAAACCGTCCTTGTTGCCAAAACAACTGACTCATTAAAAGAGGCCTTGCTTCAGGAAGTCAAGCAAATTCACAGCTATGAATGTCCCTGCGTGGTTTTCCTGCCAGTCACAGGGGGCAACCCGGACTTTCTGGACTGGATTAAACAGGAAACCATTGAAAAATAA
- a CDS encoding phosphotransferase family protein gives MLDMKLENLENYLKAILPGNVELTGVGEIGSLDEQGMKDFGYGKPMLVKFQQDGQPKQAVISAMKGDKYGHQFYWDRAAILMFQYETGNLMEKHVNPMGMGYIDESGTLVPVKDVKEFFILNEKVEGNDYFLDLERIKDKGIEDKDIQLTKEFARWLARVHSVKSPETDLYERRIRQLLGDSECIFGILDGYPHPYEHFPAERCIALEQKLVSWRWKLRNYSHRLSDVHGDFHPWNVLIKDDGDFYVLDRSRGRWGDPADDVSTMTCNYLLYSLYSGPELKGDFETLYLSLWDTYLEATNDREILEVIAPFYVFRGLVIASPQWYPGHPLEVRQALFRFMEGILDDDVFDYKNINRYLRG, from the coding sequence ATGCTTGATATGAAACTTGAAAATCTTGAAAACTACCTCAAAGCCATTCTACCCGGAAATGTAGAACTCACCGGAGTTGGAGAAATAGGTTCTTTGGATGAGCAGGGCATGAAAGACTTTGGCTACGGCAAGCCCATGCTGGTTAAATTTCAGCAGGATGGACAGCCAAAACAGGCAGTTATTTCAGCCATGAAAGGAGATAAGTACGGTCATCAATTTTACTGGGACAGAGCAGCCATACTCATGTTTCAATACGAAACCGGCAATCTTATGGAAAAACATGTTAATCCCATGGGAATGGGCTACATTGACGAGTCCGGAACCCTTGTTCCTGTTAAAGACGTTAAGGAGTTTTTTATCCTTAATGAAAAAGTTGAAGGCAATGACTATTTTCTGGATCTTGAGAGGATTAAGGATAAAGGTATTGAAGATAAGGACATACAGCTCACTAAAGAATTTGCTCGCTGGCTGGCCAGAGTGCATTCAGTCAAAAGCCCGGAGACTGACCTGTACGAACGAAGAATACGCCAGCTGTTAGGAGATTCCGAGTGCATCTTTGGCATCCTTGACGGTTACCCCCATCCCTACGAGCATTTTCCTGCAGAGCGCTGTATTGCACTGGAGCAGAAACTTGTCAGCTGGCGCTGGAAACTCAGAAATTACAGTCATCGCCTGAGTGATGTTCATGGTGATTTTCATCCATGGAATGTTCTAATCAAAGATGATGGCGATTTTTATGTGCTGGACAGGAGTCGGGGCAGATGGGGCGATCCTGCTGATGACGTCTCAACCATGACCTGCAACTATTTATTATACTCTCTTTATTCCGGACCTGAACTTAAAGGTGACTTTGAAACTCTTTACTTATCTCTTTGGGATACTTATCTTGAAGCTACCAATGACCGGGAAATACTTGAAGTTATTGCCCCTTTCTATGTATTCCGAGGATTAGTAATTGCCTCTCCCCAATGGTATCCCGGGCATCCCCTGGAAGTCAGGCAGGCATTGTTTCGCTTCATGGAAGGAATCCTGGATGATGATGTTTTTGACTACAAAAATATTAATCGCTATCTGAGAGGATAA
- a CDS encoding adenylyl-sulfate kinase: MTIHSASKGQAAWFTGLPGSGKSSISRKVYERLKEQGLYAVHLQMDQRRKEYFPEPSYTSEERKKAYQLFAEEAADLAGQGHFVIMDATAPKKTMRDMARNLISRFIEIHIACSLETAMQRESKRPEGLVMADLYTKALERKKTGKDFSGLGQVIGVDVPFEKDPNAECVIENDDLTLEQAVEKALECIKAKLE; this comes from the coding sequence ATGACTATACATTCCGCATCAAAGGGACAGGCAGCCTGGTTTACCGGACTGCCCGGATCAGGCAAAAGCAGCATAAGCCGAAAAGTTTATGAAAGGCTTAAAGAGCAAGGTCTTTATGCTGTTCACCTGCAAATGGATCAACGCCGCAAAGAATACTTCCCTGAACCGAGCTACACAAGCGAAGAAAGAAAAAAGGCTTACCAGCTTTTTGCAGAAGAAGCAGCTGATCTTGCAGGACAGGGCCACTTTGTTATTATGGACGCAACTGCTCCCAAAAAAACAATGCGAGACATGGCCCGAAACCTTATTTCCCGGTTTATAGAAATACACATAGCCTGCTCCTTAGAGACTGCGATGCAGCGTGAGTCTAAACGCCCTGAAGGTCTTGTCATGGCGGATCTTTATACCAAGGCTTTGGAAAGAAAAAAAACTGGCAAGGATTTCTCAGGCTTAGGTCAGGTAATTGGAGTTGATGTCCCTTTTGAAAAAGATCCCAATGCTGAATGCGTCATAGAAAATGATGATCTGACGCTGGAACAGGCGGTTGAAAAGGCTCTTGAGTGTATTAAAGCTAAGCTGGAGTAG
- the miaB gene encoding tRNA (N6-isopentenyl adenosine(37)-C2)-methylthiotransferase MiaB yields MKYQILTFGCQMNVSDSIWLEQALNAQGHVVAEQEDEAEFFIVNTCSVREKPEQKVYSLLGRLRDQYERNPAVFVCVGGCVAQQVGTGFLERFPFVRLVFGPDGLVMVPSALQRLLDHDKLKLSLLDFSEHYPQRDNYLPDTLPPQAYVNIMQGCNNFCAYCIVPYTRGRQKSRAAQDIVQECQELIARGVKEITLLGQNVNSYGQDNHAEDVTFAQLLELIDALPGLKRLRFTTSHPKDMSSDVINSFKSLHNLCPSLHLPLQSGSDNILKAMGRKYNQKQYLNLIDMLREACPDITMTTDLMVGFPGETDGDFQDTLHVMNRVGFDSSFSFKYSDRPGVRSAQMEPKISEAVKTERLQILQKLQEDWTLKKLQSRIGRKDEILIEGLSKKQAPEAVFWKGRDSGGRVVNILFNTSEDQTGRIVEVIFTRAKKHSLEGEALL; encoded by the coding sequence ATGAAGTATCAGATACTAACCTTTGGCTGTCAGATGAATGTCTCCGATTCTATCTGGCTTGAACAGGCCCTTAACGCACAGGGGCATGTCGTGGCTGAGCAGGAAGACGAAGCTGAGTTTTTCATCGTCAATACCTGCAGTGTCAGGGAAAAGCCTGAACAAAAGGTTTACAGTCTTCTTGGCAGACTAAGAGATCAATACGAACGTAATCCTGCGGTGTTTGTCTGTGTTGGCGGTTGCGTTGCTCAACAGGTGGGCACAGGTTTTCTGGAACGTTTTCCTTTTGTACGCCTGGTTTTCGGACCTGATGGTCTGGTTATGGTTCCATCAGCCCTGCAGCGTCTTCTGGACCATGATAAACTCAAACTGAGTCTTCTGGACTTTTCTGAGCATTATCCGCAGCGTGACAATTATCTGCCTGATACCCTGCCTCCTCAGGCTTATGTCAATATTATGCAGGGCTGTAACAATTTTTGTGCTTACTGCATCGTTCCTTACACCCGTGGGCGACAAAAATCCAGGGCTGCACAGGATATAGTTCAGGAATGTCAGGAACTTATAGCAAGAGGAGTCAAGGAAATCACCCTTCTTGGGCAAAATGTTAACAGTTATGGACAGGATAATCATGCAGAAGATGTAACATTTGCACAACTCTTAGAACTCATTGATGCCTTGCCGGGGCTGAAAAGGTTGCGTTTTACCACGTCACACCCCAAAGACATGAGCTCAGATGTAATCAACTCCTTTAAAAGCCTGCACAACCTCTGTCCTTCGCTTCACCTTCCCCTGCAGTCAGGTTCAGATAATATCCTCAAGGCCATGGGCAGAAAATACAATCAGAAACAATATCTTAATCTTATTGACATGTTGCGTGAGGCTTGCCCTGATATAACCATGACCACCGACCTGATGGTAGGTTTTCCCGGCGAGACGGATGGTGACTTTCAGGACACCCTGCATGTCATGAACCGGGTAGGTTTTGATTCAAGTTTTTCTTTTAAGTACTCTGACCGTCCCGGTGTCAGATCGGCTCAAATGGAGCCTAAAATTTCCGAAGCAGTCAAGACAGAGCGACTTCAGATCCTTCAAAAATTACAGGAAGACTGGACATTGAAAAAATTACAGTCCAGAATAGGACGTAAAGATGAGATTTTGATTGAGGGACTGAGCAAAAAGCAGGCCCCCGAAGCTGTATTCTGGAAAGGAAGAGATTCCGGAGGAAGAGTGGTAAATATTCTTTTCAACACTTCTGAAGATCAGACTGGACGGATAGTTGAAGTCATCTTCACCAGGGCCAAAAAACATTCTTTAGAGGGGGAAGCATTATTATGA
- a CDS encoding bifunctional nuclease family protein: protein MIKMEVFGLAMDEKTNMPLVILKDSTDKYILPIWIGAMEAMAISLPLKGMTLPRPMTHDLFLNSLEQLNAELQHVEVSEIKDSTYYAVIVLTHGDKEFRVDSRPSDAIAMAVRAKAPILVNKTILEQIMKENNGDYQVVLNDEEGKKWTEILEKYSLDDTKYKM from the coding sequence ATGATAAAAATGGAAGTTTTCGGACTGGCTATGGATGAAAAAACCAATATGCCATTGGTGATCCTTAAAGACAGCACTGATAAATATATTCTGCCCATCTGGATCGGGGCCATGGAAGCCATGGCTATTTCTCTGCCTCTTAAAGGCATGACTTTGCCCCGACCCATGACTCATGATCTGTTTCTCAATTCGCTGGAACAGCTCAATGCAGAGCTCCAGCATGTTGAGGTCAGCGAGATCAAGGACTCGACCTACTACGCAGTAATTGTTCTTACTCATGGTGACAAGGAGTTCCGGGTAGACAGCAGACCTTCTGACGCCATTGCCATGGCAGTGCGGGCCAAGGCTCCCATCCTGGTTAATAAAACTATCCTGGAACAGATTATGAAAGAAAATAACGGTGATTATCAGGTGGTTTTAAACGACGAAGAAGGCAAAAAATGGACAGAAATACTCGAAAAATATAGCCTTGATGACACCAAGTACAAGATGTAA
- a CDS encoding histidinol phosphate phosphatase domain-containing protein produces the protein MIDLHMHTVYSDGELIPAELARRAKAIGYKAIAFTDHADHSNVEHILSNLQKMVNDYSLYTEIEILAGVELTHVPPALIPQLMDTARNLGAQIVVVHGETIVEPVAAGTNHAAIMAGVDVLAHPGLLTPQDASLAADKGVYVEITTRKGHSLTNGHVLSMARKYGFKLVINNDAHAPGDLVSKEMRYKIALGAGMSEQEYLQAEQNSLDILAKAGSTRIAK, from the coding sequence TTGATAGACCTTCACATGCATACTGTTTACAGCGACGGGGAGCTTATCCCTGCAGAACTGGCTAGACGAGCTAAAGCCATTGGATATAAGGCCATTGCCTTCACCGACCATGCAGACCATTCCAATGTTGAGCATATTCTCTCCAACCTGCAGAAAATGGTCAATGATTATTCGCTTTATACTGAAATTGAAATTCTTGCCGGAGTTGAACTGACTCATGTACCTCCGGCCCTTATTCCCCAGCTCATGGACACAGCCAGAAATCTTGGTGCCCAGATAGTTGTCGTGCACGGGGAGACCATTGTTGAGCCTGTTGCCGCAGGTACAAATCATGCAGCAATTATGGCCGGGGTGGACGTGCTGGCCCATCCAGGCTTGCTGACTCCACAAGACGCCTCGCTTGCTGCAGACAAAGGAGTTTATGTGGAAATAACTACACGAAAGGGGCACAGCCTGACCAATGGTCATGTTTTATCCATGGCGAGAAAATATGGATTTAAACTGGTTATCAACAATGATGCCCATGCCCCGGGAGATCTTGTAAGCAAGGAAATGCGCTACAAAATCGCTCTTGGAGCCGGCATGAGTGAACAGGAGTATCTTCAGGCTGAACAAAACTCTCTTGACATCCTGGCCAAAGCAGGTTCTACACGAATAGCGAAATAG
- a CDS encoding NAD-dependent deacylase, with protein MKDYQKQLCTKAAQALQKSHFAIAMTGAGISVPSGIPDFRSPGGLWSKFDPESVCSEWALRNNQAGVWEFLLDAVKMFAQAKPNPAHRALAGLEDTGIIKAVITQNIDNLHQEAGSKEVVEFHGGCGSFFCNSCAKTYPSVMALDLTKNDIPWLCMDCQGIIRPAVVFFGESIPEQAMYKTREYADKTDLVVIIGTSGEVAPANIIPTLVKNNGGTVIEINLGSTAYDGLSDIKLDMPAEIALPEILSKIEHHILTNNTS; from the coding sequence ATGAAAGATTACCAGAAACAACTTTGCACAAAGGCTGCTCAAGCCCTGCAAAAATCCCATTTTGCCATTGCCATGACCGGAGCCGGCATATCAGTACCCAGCGGTATTCCTGATTTTAGAAGTCCTGGAGGATTATGGTCAAAATTTGATCCGGAATCAGTATGCTCTGAATGGGCTCTGAGAAACAATCAGGCTGGAGTGTGGGAGTTTCTACTGGATGCTGTTAAAATGTTTGCCCAGGCAAAACCTAATCCAGCCCACCGCGCCCTGGCTGGTCTTGAAGATACAGGAATAATCAAGGCAGTCATTACCCAGAACATTGATAACCTGCATCAGGAGGCAGGAAGCAAGGAAGTTGTTGAATTTCACGGAGGTTGCGGGTCTTTTTTCTGCAATTCATGCGCTAAAACCTATCCATCTGTCATGGCCTTAGATCTTACAAAGAATGATATCCCCTGGCTGTGCATGGATTGCCAGGGCATCATTCGGCCAGCTGTGGTTTTCTTTGGTGAAAGCATTCCTGAACAGGCTATGTATAAAACCCGTGAATATGCAGACAAGACGGATCTTGTAGTGATCATCGGCACATCCGGCGAAGTAGCTCCAGCCAATATTATACCAACCCTGGTCAAAAACAATGGCGGCACTGTGATAGAAATCAATCTCGGCTCCACGGCCTACGACGGTTTGTCTGATATCAAACTGGACATGCCTGCAGAAATCGCCCTTCCAGAAATTTTAAGCAAAATAGAACACCATATATTAACAAATAACACAAGCTAA
- a CDS encoding MotA/TolQ/ExbB proton channel family protein, protein MNTLIPEQGLWSMVVQSSLLIQFIMLVLLIMSVSSWTIIIFKFITFKRFRSVVQEQIENFDRAADLAEAMKSSRQSAHSPLYEIGLAALKEIQKLEKSNLSASVKFRIAEDNVRRVLRQGVSSHLKRLASSLTFLAICANSSLLIGLLGTVWGIMNSFHSIGVQRGATLATVAPGISEALITTAFGLVVAIPATIFYNLLWERLNNIQSDLIDFAGSFLNRAQRELPWMEKK, encoded by the coding sequence ATGAATACCTTAATTCCAGAGCAGGGTCTCTGGTCCATGGTGGTCCAGTCATCCCTGCTGATACAGTTCATCATGCTTGTTCTTTTAATTATGTCTGTGTCCAGTTGGACCATAATTATATTCAAATTTATTACCTTCAAGCGTTTCAGATCTGTAGTTCAGGAACAAATAGAAAACTTTGACCGGGCCGCTGATCTGGCTGAAGCCATGAAATCATCGCGCCAGAGTGCTCATTCGCCCCTTTATGAAATTGGCCTGGCTGCTCTCAAGGAAATTCAGAAACTGGAAAAAAGTAATCTCTCTGCCAGTGTCAAGTTTCGCATAGCTGAGGACAATGTGCGACGAGTGTTGCGCCAGGGTGTGAGTTCTCATTTGAAAAGACTTGCCTCATCTTTGACTTTTCTGGCCATTTGCGCCAACTCATCCCTGCTTATAGGCCTGCTCGGTACGGTCTGGGGCATTATGAATTCATTTCATTCCATTGGGGTGCAAAGAGGTGCTACACTGGCTACAGTGGCTCCAGGCATATCTGAAGCTCTTATTACTACTGCATTCGGGCTGGTAGTTGCAATCCCGGCTACCATATTTTATAATCTTCTATGGGAAAGGCTCAACAACATTCAATCCGATCTTATTGATTTTGCCGGATCTTTTTTGAACCGGGCCCAGCGTGAACTGCCCTGGATGGAAAAAAAATAA
- a CDS encoding biopolymer transporter ExbD, producing the protein MDFDPLGKGFITQTNVTPIVDVMLVLLIIFMITAPMLTQGLEVDLPRTTTVETLPQDHDNLVISIDRENKISIDEYEVELSQIATHLERIVQDRDRLVYLRADEVVPYGLVVNVMSRIKEAGIDRLGVVALPEED; encoded by the coding sequence ATGGATTTTGATCCCCTGGGTAAGGGATTTATTACCCAGACTAATGTTACTCCCATTGTGGATGTAATGCTTGTTTTGCTCATTATTTTCATGATCACTGCTCCTATGCTCACCCAGGGTCTTGAGGTTGATCTGCCAAGAACCACAACCGTTGAAACCCTGCCACAAGATCATGACAACTTAGTCATCAGCATAGACCGGGAAAATAAAATCAGTATTGATGAGTATGAAGTGGAATTAAGTCAGATAGCTACGCATTTGGAAAGAATAGTTCAGGACCGGGACAGACTTGTCTACCTGCGGGCTGACGAAGTGGTTCCATACGGACTTGTGGTTAATGTAATGTCAAGAATTAAAGAAGCTGGAATAGACCGACTTGGAGTTGTTGCCCTCCCTGAAGAGGACTGA
- a CDS encoding energy transducer TonB, with protein MQLASFLVSITVHLIFIIVSVTYTGITKQHPIDLDRKVHMVELVYMAEPEPAPVPDPPAPAAPDPPAPPEPSPPPEPEPVPEPEPAEVEIPQDPTPEPKPEPEPQPEPEPAPKPEPPPEPAPAPEPPPEPAQDKTPSAEERLAQELAALREDVERQAQGQAPREQAGLQEIYAARAERLIKRNWRYPRIGGSSNLVVRIEVGIDQTGRIISSRVVRSSGREDFDHSALRAIEDTAQLPEPPTTRIRTLIIDFNLQDLRSQTEITLIAHLDLKK; from the coding sequence ATGCAATTAGCCTCGTTCCTGGTCTCTATTACAGTGCATCTAATTTTCATCATTGTTTCGGTTACTTATACCGGCATTACAAAACAGCACCCCATTGACCTTGACCGCAAGGTACACATGGTGGAGCTTGTATATATGGCTGAACCAGAACCAGCACCTGTTCCTGACCCACCTGCCCCTGCAGCACCAGACCCTCCGGCACCTCCTGAACCATCTCCTCCTCCGGAACCAGAGCCAGTGCCTGAACCTGAACCTGCAGAAGTGGAAATACCTCAGGATCCAACACCTGAACCCAAGCCGGAACCAGAGCCGCAGCCTGAGCCTGAGCCAGCTCCCAAACCTGAGCCTCCACCCGAGCCTGCTCCTGCGCCAGAGCCCCCCCCTGAGCCAGCACAGGATAAAACTCCTTCAGCAGAGGAGCGGCTGGCTCAAGAGCTTGCAGCCCTTAGAGAAGACGTTGAAAGACAGGCCCAGGGACAGGCTCCAAGAGAGCAGGCCGGACTTCAGGAAATTTATGCAGCAAGAGCCGAAAGGCTGATCAAACGTAACTGGAGATACCCGAGAATCGGAGGTTCTTCCAACCTTGTGGTTAGAATTGAGGTTGGCATAGATCAGACCGGGAGGATTATCAGTTCCCGTGTAGTCCGAAGCTCAGGCAGAGAGGATTTTGACCATTCAGCCCTGCGAGCCATTGAGGATACCGCACAACTGCCTGAACCACCTACAACAAGAATCAGAACACTGATAATTGACTTCAACCTCCAGGACCTGCGCAGCCAAACAGAAATTACGCTTATAGCCCACTTAGATCTCAAAAAATAA
- a CDS encoding PD40 domain-containing protein: MLIKKILPKQLTFLIVLSVLLLMSNSSLLAQESLKIDIFGPGQDQINIFIAPALPLGHDVFQDNEHPERIRNLLRQNLRLLPFLRDTRDAEILGGPEVAGVRGADIDFRKFNLSRVDMLITIGVDQQAGLPGSVELRAFEVFGQRMVLGKAYTVHEPDQIHLMVRRFCAELMDYLTGHGGFFQAKIAFERKHDDIKEIWTVTPLGHDLRRITSLNAIALSPEWSPDSEKIAFTLLKDNRNSLGVWTRSTDEVSVYNLPGNTVISPAFAPDGRLSVSIDPMGRPDIYWLDRDFRMDKAIMEHWAIDVSPSFDRSGNKMAFASGRLGNPHIFVINLATNQVQRVTYDGRYNTNPTISPDGRYVAFTRQTPDGHRIFLTDLETGRERQLSFGPGNDEDPSFAPDGYFIAFSSNRDGRYRLYLTTRNGDSPIIIPTGDGHATAPAWGREPEF; encoded by the coding sequence ATGCTTATAAAAAAAATTCTTCCCAAACAACTTACTTTTTTAATCGTGTTGAGCGTTTTACTGCTCATGTCCAACTCATCTCTGCTGGCCCAGGAAAGCCTTAAAATTGACATCTTCGGACCAGGTCAAGACCAGATCAATATTTTCATTGCACCTGCTCTGCCCCTTGGCCATGACGTTTTCCAGGATAATGAGCATCCTGAACGTATCCGCAATCTGTTACGACAGAACTTACGCCTGCTGCCCTTTCTGAGAGATACCCGTGACGCTGAAATTCTTGGAGGCCCTGAAGTGGCTGGGGTTCGTGGAGCAGATATTGATTTTCGAAAATTCAATCTTTCCAGGGTTGATATGCTCATTACTATTGGCGTGGATCAGCAGGCTGGGCTGCCAGGGTCTGTGGAGCTCAGGGCCTTTGAGGTGTTTGGGCAACGTATGGTCCTGGGAAAAGCCTATACGGTTCACGAACCCGATCAAATTCATCTGATGGTGCGTCGCTTTTGTGCCGAACTTATGGATTACCTCACCGGTCATGGTGGCTTTTTCCAGGCAAAGATCGCATTTGAGCGCAAACATGATGATATAAAGGAAATCTGGACTGTTACTCCTTTGGGGCATGACCTTAGAAGGATCACCAGTCTGAATGCCATAGCACTAAGTCCTGAGTGGTCTCCTGACAGTGAAAAAATCGCCTTTACCCTGCTCAAGGACAACAGAAACTCTCTTGGAGTCTGGACAAGGAGCACAGATGAAGTCAGTGTATATAATTTACCTGGCAATACAGTCATATCCCCTGCTTTTGCTCCAGACGGAAGACTCAGCGTGAGCATTGATCCCATGGGAAGACCGGACATTTACTGGTTAGACAGAGATTTTCGCATGGACAAAGCAATAATGGAACATTGGGCCATAGATGTTTCGCCCAGCTTTGATCGTTCTGGGAATAAAATGGCCTTTGCATCTGGCCGCCTCGGTAATCCTCATATCTTTGTTATTAACCTGGCCACCAACCAGGTACAAAGGGTTACTTATGATGGCAGATACAATACCAACCCAACCATTAGTCCTGATGGTCGATATGTCGCGTTTACAAGGCAAACTCCGGATGGACACCGAATATTTCTGACCGATCTCGAAACAGGGAGAGAAAGACAGTTGAGCTTTGGTCCAGGCAATGATGAGGACCCAAGCTTTGCTCCAGACGGATACTTTATTGCCTTTTCATCCAATCGAGATGGACGCTACAGGCTTTACCTGACTACCCGCAACGGCGACTCTCCAATAATTATACCTACAGGCGACGGACATGCCACTGCCCCAGCCTGGGGAAGAGAGCCTGAATTTTAG